In the Caballeronia sp. LZ062 genome, one interval contains:
- a CDS encoding MFS transporter — protein MNWVARRLDGRMHYGWITVGVVFLVLLAAAGTRATPSVMMLPLEKQLGWSRGTISLAISINLALYGLTGPFAAAAMQRFGVRPTLLAALATLAAGVGVSSMMTAPWQMVLVWGVVVGGATGVAALTLSATVVNRWFTTHRGLAMGILTASSATGQLVFLPFLASISEHHGWRPVVFVVAAATAVVLPLVAWLLPERPADVALRPVGEAAGTPPAAAAAPKNPIKVAFGALASASKTRDFWLLFFSFFVCGASTNGYVGTHLIAMCADYGMTQVQGATLLAAMGIFDLFGTTLSGWLSDRFNARVLLFWYYGLRGLSLIYLPYAFGIDFFGLPIFAVFYGLDWIATVPPTVRLATDVYGKESAPIVFGWIVAGHQLGAAFAALGGGMLRSSLGSYTVATMISGGLCLVAALAVLRINRARRSAGVAAT, from the coding sequence ATGAATTGGGTAGCGAGACGGCTAGACGGCCGCATGCATTACGGATGGATCACGGTGGGTGTCGTATTTCTTGTGCTGCTGGCCGCAGCCGGCACGCGCGCCACGCCGAGCGTCATGATGCTGCCGCTCGAAAAGCAGCTCGGCTGGTCGCGCGGGACCATTTCGCTCGCCATTTCGATCAATCTGGCGTTGTACGGCCTGACCGGACCGTTCGCCGCCGCCGCGATGCAGCGTTTCGGCGTGCGTCCGACCTTGCTCGCCGCGCTCGCGACGCTCGCCGCGGGCGTGGGCGTATCGTCGATGATGACCGCGCCGTGGCAAATGGTGCTGGTGTGGGGCGTCGTCGTCGGTGGCGCAACGGGCGTCGCGGCGCTGACGCTTTCGGCGACGGTCGTGAATCGCTGGTTCACCACGCACCGCGGCCTCGCGATGGGCATTCTCACGGCGAGTTCCGCCACCGGTCAGCTCGTGTTTCTGCCGTTCCTCGCGTCCATCTCCGAGCATCACGGCTGGCGGCCGGTCGTGTTCGTGGTCGCGGCGGCGACGGCGGTCGTGCTGCCGCTCGTCGCGTGGCTGCTTCCCGAGCGCCCGGCGGATGTAGCGCTGCGGCCCGTCGGTGAAGCCGCCGGCACGCCGCCCGCCGCCGCTGCCGCGCCGAAAAATCCGATCAAGGTGGCGTTCGGCGCGCTTGCGTCGGCGAGCAAGACCCGCGATTTCTGGCTGCTGTTCTTCAGTTTCTTCGTCTGCGGCGCGAGCACGAACGGCTATGTCGGCACGCATCTGATCGCCATGTGCGCGGACTACGGCATGACGCAAGTGCAGGGCGCAACGCTGCTCGCCGCCATGGGCATCTTCGATCTCTTCGGCACCACGCTCTCGGGCTGGCTCTCCGACCGCTTCAACGCGCGCGTCCTGCTGTTCTGGTACTACGGTTTGCGCGGACTGTCGCTGATCTATCTGCCGTATGCGTTCGGCATCGACTTTTTCGGTTTGCCGATCTTCGCGGTGTTTTATGGCCTCGACTGGATCGCCACCGTCCCGCCGACCGTGCGCCTCGCCACGGACGTCTACGGAAAGGAATCCGCGCCCATCGTCTTCGGCTGGATTGTCGCGGGGCATCAATTGGGCGCGGCGTTCGCGGCGCTCGGCGGCGGCATGCTGCGCTCGAGCCTCGGCAGTTACACCGTGGCCACGATGATTTCGGGCGGCCTCTGTCTCGTCGCGGCGCTCGCGGTGCTGCGCATCAACCGGGCGCGGCGCTCGGCGGGCGTGGCCGCTACCTGA
- a CDS encoding nitroreductase family protein gives MSAKPAPTDVDIHDLLAGRWSPRAYADRPVDRAQVHRLLEAARWAPSSSNLQPWRFVVFDRHRDEAAFQRAFDTLVPFNQKWNANVPLLICVTAATLSPKGEPNQAAVYDTGAAAMALTLQAHALDLAAHQMGGFDRDAFRAAFSVPDDVQIIAMISVGHHGDASLLDETLRERETAPRTRRPLGETAFEGAWGRAFG, from the coding sequence ATGAGTGCAAAACCCGCTCCGACCGATGTCGACATTCACGATCTGCTCGCTGGCCGCTGGAGCCCGCGCGCGTATGCGGATCGGCCGGTCGACCGCGCGCAGGTGCATCGGCTGCTTGAAGCGGCTCGCTGGGCGCCGTCGTCCAGTAACTTGCAGCCGTGGCGATTCGTCGTGTTCGACCGTCATCGCGATGAAGCGGCGTTCCAGCGCGCCTTCGACACGCTCGTGCCGTTCAACCAGAAGTGGAACGCCAATGTGCCGCTGCTGATCTGCGTGACGGCGGCCACGCTCTCGCCGAAGGGCGAGCCGAACCAGGCGGCCGTCTACGACACCGGCGCGGCGGCGATGGCGCTCACGCTTCAGGCGCACGCGCTGGACCTCGCCGCGCATCAGATGGGCGGCTTCGACCGCGACGCCTTCCGAGCGGCGTTTTCCGTTCCCGACGACGTGCAGATCATCGCGATGATTTCAGTCGGGCATCACGGCGACGCCAGCCTGCTGGACGAGACCTTGCGCGAACGCGAAACCGCGCCGCGCACGCGCCGGCCGCTGGGGGAAACGGCGTTCGAAGGGGCGTGGGGTAGGGCGTTCGGTTGA
- a CDS encoding MFS transporter codes for MNETTASEDTRSTASAGEQSGIIETDLPGRLDRLPWGRFHTLIVFALGITWLLDGLEVTLAGAVASALKASPVLRFSNADVGFGGSAYIAGAVIGALGFGWLTDRLGRRKLFFITLFLYVAATAATAFSWDLASFVLFRFLTGAGIGGEYTAINSTIQEFTPARLRGWTDLAINGTFWVGAGIGAAGSLVLLDPGMLPPDWGWRGCFLIGAALGLTILFMRMWVPESPRWLITHNREDEARQVVEEIEAHFRQHGVTVPDTPVKPLRLHAREHTPLREVADTLFKVHRRRSLVGLMLMTAQAFFYNAIFFTYALVLTDFYHVPGDHIGWYVLPFAAGNFLGPVLLGKLFDVLGRRRMIAFTYAMSGVLLTISGWMFTQGMLTVTTQTIAWMVIFFFASAAASSAYLTVSETFPLEIRALAIAVFYAFGTALGGIIGPALFGHLIDTHERGAVFIGYLIGSGLMIAAAVVAGIWGVAAERKSLEDVARPLSAADEH; via the coding sequence ATGAACGAAACCACCGCATCCGAAGACACCCGTTCGACAGCCAGTGCCGGCGAGCAATCCGGCATTATCGAGACCGATTTGCCCGGGCGGCTGGATCGGCTGCCGTGGGGCCGCTTTCATACGCTGATCGTTTTCGCGCTCGGCATCACGTGGCTGCTCGACGGGCTGGAAGTCACGCTCGCCGGCGCCGTCGCGAGCGCACTCAAAGCCAGCCCCGTGCTGCGATTCTCCAACGCGGACGTCGGGTTCGGCGGCAGCGCGTACATTGCCGGTGCCGTGATCGGCGCGCTCGGCTTCGGCTGGCTCACGGACCGGCTAGGACGGCGCAAGCTCTTCTTTATCACGCTCTTTCTTTATGTCGCCGCGACGGCCGCGACCGCGTTCTCGTGGGATCTCGCGTCGTTCGTGCTGTTTCGCTTCCTCACGGGGGCGGGCATCGGCGGCGAATACACGGCCATCAATTCGACGATTCAGGAGTTCACGCCCGCCCGGCTGCGCGGCTGGACCGACCTCGCGATCAACGGCACGTTCTGGGTCGGCGCGGGCATCGGCGCGGCGGGGTCGCTCGTGCTGCTCGATCCGGGCATGCTGCCGCCCGATTGGGGATGGCGCGGCTGCTTTCTTATCGGCGCGGCGCTCGGCCTCACCATTCTGTTCATGCGGATGTGGGTGCCGGAAAGCCCGCGCTGGCTGATCACCCACAATCGCGAGGACGAAGCGCGGCAAGTGGTCGAGGAAATCGAAGCGCACTTCCGCCAGCACGGCGTGACCGTGCCCGATACGCCGGTCAAGCCGCTGCGGCTGCACGCCCGCGAACACACGCCACTGCGTGAAGTCGCGGATACGTTGTTCAAGGTGCATCGGCGGCGCTCGCTCGTCGGACTGATGCTGATGACCGCGCAGGCGTTCTTCTACAACGCGATCTTCTTCACCTATGCGCTCGTGCTGACGGACTTCTATCACGTGCCGGGCGATCACATCGGCTGGTATGTGCTGCCGTTTGCCGCCGGCAATTTTCTGGGTCCCGTGCTGCTCGGCAAGCTGTTCGACGTGCTCGGCCGCCGCCGGATGATCGCGTTCACTTACGCGATGTCCGGCGTGTTGCTCACCATCAGCGGTTGGATGTTCACGCAAGGGATGCTCACCGTCACGACGCAGACCATCGCGTGGATGGTTATCTTCTTCTTCGCGTCCGCTGCGGCGAGTTCGGCGTATCTGACGGTCAGCGAGACGTTTCCGCTCGAGATCCGGGCGCTCGCCATCGCCGTCTTCTACGCATTCGGCACGGCGCTCGGCGGCATCATCGGACCGGCGCTTTTCGGCCATTTGATCGACACGCACGAGCGCGGCGCGGTGTTCATCGGCTATCTGATCGGCTCGGGACTGATGATCGCGGCGGCGGTCGTCGCCGGCATCTGGGGCGTCGCGGCCGAGCGCAAGTCGCTGGAAGACGTGGCCCGGCCGCTTTCCGCCGCAGATGAGCACTGA
- a CDS encoding Hsp70 family protein: MTYCAIDFGTSNSAVALPEGTRMRLAPVEGDATTLPTAVFFNTDENEQSYGRAALEAYIDGFDGRLMRSMKSILGSPLADNVTDLGDGSAIKYTDVITLFLQHLKQKAQAVAPEPLTRAVLGRPVFFVDDDPRADRVAQQQLEACAHAVGFREIHFQFEPIAAAFDYEARLTQEGLVLVADIGGGTSDFSLVRVGPERARQLDRKGDVLAHHGVHVAGTDFDRRVELATILRQLGYQALDPQGREVPNRVYFDLATWHLINTVYTPKRVGELQLMRHLYVDSRHHDRLMRVVDRRLGHALTAHAEEAKIDVSAGGATEIDMEEIEEALRVPFDEQQLVEAGKDETRRIVEAALETVKRAGVSAADVGAIYFTGGTTGLRFLSDALAAAFPGAQPVFGDRLASVATGLGIYAQRVFG, from the coding sequence ATGACTTACTGCGCGATCGATTTCGGCACGTCGAATTCCGCCGTCGCCCTGCCCGAGGGAACGCGGATGCGGCTCGCGCCCGTCGAGGGCGACGCGACCACGCTGCCGACCGCCGTCTTCTTCAACACCGACGAAAACGAGCAGTCGTATGGCCGCGCGGCGCTGGAGGCGTACATCGACGGCTTCGACGGCCGTCTGATGCGCTCGATGAAGAGCATTCTCGGTTCGCCGCTCGCCGACAATGTTACCGATCTCGGCGACGGCTCCGCGATCAAGTACACCGACGTCATTACGCTGTTCCTGCAGCATCTCAAGCAGAAGGCGCAGGCGGTGGCGCCCGAGCCACTGACGCGCGCGGTGCTGGGCCGGCCGGTGTTTTTCGTCGACGACGATCCGCGCGCCGACCGCGTGGCGCAGCAACAGCTCGAAGCGTGCGCGCACGCGGTCGGTTTCCGCGAGATTCACTTTCAGTTCGAGCCGATCGCCGCGGCCTTCGACTACGAAGCGCGCCTCACGCAAGAGGGGCTCGTGCTGGTGGCGGACATCGGCGGCGGTACGTCCGACTTTTCGCTCGTGCGCGTGGGACCGGAACGCGCGCGTCAACTGGATCGCAAAGGCGATGTGCTTGCGCATCACGGCGTCCACGTGGCCGGTACGGACTTCGACCGGCGCGTGGAACTCGCGACGATTCTTAGGCAGCTCGGCTATCAGGCGCTCGATCCGCAGGGTCGCGAAGTGCCGAATCGCGTCTACTTCGACCTCGCGACGTGGCACCTCATCAACACCGTCTACACGCCGAAGCGCGTGGGCGAGCTGCAGCTCATGCGTCATTTGTACGTCGATTCGCGCCATCACGACCGGCTGATGCGCGTGGTGGATCGCCGGCTCGGACACGCGCTCACCGCCCATGCGGAAGAAGCGAAGATCGACGTGTCGGCGGGCGGCGCGACCGAGATCGACATGGAGGAAATCGAGGAGGCGCTGCGCGTGCCGTTCGACGAGCAGCAGCTGGTCGAGGCGGGGAAGGACGAAACGCGGCGCATCGTGGAGGCGGCGCTGGAGACGGTGAAACGCGCGGGCGTCAGTGCGGCGGATGTCGGCGCGATCTATTTCACCGGCGGCACGACCGGCTTGCGCTTTCTCTCGGACGCGCTCGCGGCGGCGTTTCCGGGCGCGCAGCCGGTGTTCGGCGACCGGCTCGCTAGCGTGGCGACCGGCCTCGGCATCTACGCGCAGCGCGTGTTCGGCTGA
- a CDS encoding cold-shock protein: METGTVKWFNDAKGFGFITPDGGGEDLFAHFSEIRIEGFKTLQENQKVSYEVKTGPKGKQAANIKPV, from the coding sequence ATGGAAACCGGTACCGTCAAGTGGTTCAATGACGCAAAGGGCTTTGGCTTCATCACCCCGGATGGCGGCGGCGAAGACCTGTTCGCGCACTTCTCGGAAATCCGCATCGAAGGCTTCAAGACGCTTCAGGAAAACCAGAAGGTCAGCTACGAAGTCAAGACGGGCCCGAAGGGCAAGCAAGCTGCAAACATCAAGCCGGTCTAA
- a CDS encoding APC family permease produces the protein MKSSIQRNIGPLALMLTGLGSIIGSGWLFGAWKASQIAGPAAICAWVIGAVVILAIALTYAELGAMFPESGGMVRYARYSHGALVGFVAAWANWIAIVSVIPIEAEASIQYMSTWPYDWAHALFVNETLTTSGLALSALLVIIYFMLNYWGVKVFARANTAITIFKFLIPGATIAGLIFTGFHLENFGTVSSFAPYGWPAVLTAVATSGIVFSFNGFQSPVNLAGEARNPARSVPFAVVGSILIALVIYVLLQIAYIGAVSPSDVMQGWKHFHFASPFAELAIALNLNWLAVLLYIDAFVSPSGTGTTYMATTTRMIYAMERNNTMPKMFGNVHPFYGVPRPAMWFNLIVAFIFMFFFRGWGTLAAVISVATVISYLTGPISLMALRRSAPDLERPLTLPMMGVIAPFAFVCASLVLYWAKWPLTGHIILLMVVALPVYFYFQGKTGFAGWGRDLKAAWWLIGYLPSMAVMSLIGSKQFGGSGLLPYGWDMAVVAVMSLLYYYWGVHSGYRSDYLDERESRDDILEEIGA, from the coding sequence GTGAAGAGTTCGATACAAAGAAATATCGGGCCGTTGGCGCTGATGCTGACCGGCCTGGGTTCCATCATCGGTTCGGGCTGGCTGTTCGGCGCGTGGAAAGCGTCGCAGATCGCCGGGCCGGCCGCCATCTGCGCGTGGGTGATCGGCGCGGTCGTCATTCTCGCCATTGCGCTGACGTATGCCGAATTGGGCGCCATGTTCCCGGAGTCCGGCGGCATGGTGCGCTATGCGCGCTACTCGCACGGCGCACTCGTCGGCTTCGTCGCGGCGTGGGCCAATTGGATCGCCATCGTTTCGGTGATCCCCATCGAGGCTGAAGCGTCGATCCAGTACATGAGCACGTGGCCGTACGACTGGGCGCACGCGCTCTTCGTCAACGAAACGCTCACCACGAGCGGGCTCGCGTTGTCGGCGCTGCTCGTGATCATCTATTTCATGCTGAATTACTGGGGCGTGAAAGTGTTCGCGCGGGCCAACACGGCCATTACCATCTTCAAGTTCCTGATTCCCGGCGCGACCATCGCGGGCCTCATTTTCACGGGCTTTCATTTGGAGAACTTCGGTACGGTGTCGAGCTTCGCGCCCTACGGCTGGCCTGCCGTGCTGACGGCCGTCGCAACGAGCGGCATCGTGTTCAGCTTCAACGGCTTTCAGAGCCCGGTGAATTTGGCGGGCGAAGCGCGCAATCCGGCTCGCAGCGTGCCGTTCGCGGTGGTCGGCTCCATCTTGATCGCGCTCGTGATCTATGTACTGCTGCAGATTGCTTACATCGGCGCAGTGAGCCCGAGCGACGTTATGCAGGGCTGGAAGCACTTCCATTTCGCGTCGCCGTTCGCGGAACTGGCAATTGCGCTCAACTTGAATTGGCTCGCCGTGCTGCTCTACATCGACGCGTTCGTGAGCCCGAGCGGAACCGGCACGACGTACATGGCGACGACCACGCGCATGATTTACGCGATGGAGCGCAACAACACGATGCCGAAGATGTTTGGCAACGTGCATCCGTTCTACGGCGTGCCGCGGCCGGCCATGTGGTTCAACCTGATCGTCGCTTTCATCTTCATGTTCTTCTTCCGCGGCTGGGGCACGCTCGCGGCGGTCATTTCGGTGGCGACGGTCATTTCGTATCTGACGGGCCCGATCAGCCTGATGGCGCTGCGCCGGTCCGCGCCGGATCTCGAACGCCCGCTCACGTTGCCGATGATGGGCGTGATCGCGCCGTTCGCGTTCGTGTGCGCGTCGCTCGTGCTGTATTGGGCGAAGTGGCCGCTGACGGGACACATCATTCTGCTGATGGTGGTTGCGTTGCCGGTGTACTTCTACTTTCAGGGCAAGACCGGTTTCGCCGGCTGGGGCCGCGATCTGAAGGCCGCGTGGTGGCTGATCGGCTATCTGCCGTCGATGGCGGTGATGTCGCTCATCGGCAGCAAGCAGTTCGGCGGCAGCGGCCTGCTGCCGTATGGCTGGGATATGGCCGTGGTCGCCGTCATGTCGCTGCTGTACTACTACTGGGGCGTGCACAGCGGCTATCGCTCGGACTATCTGGACGAGCGCGAAAGCCGCGACGACATCCTCGAGGAAATCGGCGCTTAA
- a CDS encoding class III extradiol ring-cleavage dioxygenase, whose translation MSRLPTVFISHGAPTLPIDPAMPSAEFGTLAATLPRPRAILMLSAHWGTAQPVASIAARPDTIHDFYGFPPALYELRYPAPGAPDVAERAAVLLRARGVASATAVHGLDHGAWVPLLLMFPDADVPVAQLSIQPRLDAEHHFRVGRALRDLRDDGVMIVGSGQITHNLRMADFAARPHDADPRVAEFTDWFEARLAARDTDALLDYRARAPHAALMHPTDEHLLPVFGALGAAADDYTLRIQSLGTFQRALAMANYVFADA comes from the coding sequence ATGAGCCGACTCCCGACCGTCTTTATCTCCCACGGTGCGCCGACGCTGCCGATCGACCCCGCGATGCCGTCCGCCGAATTCGGCACGCTCGCCGCGACGCTGCCGCGTCCGCGCGCAATCCTGATGCTGTCCGCGCACTGGGGCACCGCGCAACCGGTGGCGAGCATCGCTGCGCGGCCGGACACGATCCATGACTTCTACGGCTTTCCGCCCGCGCTTTACGAACTGCGTTATCCCGCGCCGGGCGCGCCCGATGTCGCCGAGCGCGCCGCCGTGCTGCTCCGCGCTCGCGGCGTGGCGAGCGCAACGGCGGTCCACGGACTCGACCACGGCGCATGGGTCCCGCTGCTGTTGATGTTTCCTGATGCCGACGTGCCGGTCGCGCAACTCTCGATTCAGCCGCGCCTGGACGCCGAGCATCACTTTCGCGTTGGCCGGGCGCTGCGCGATCTGCGCGATGACGGCGTGATGATCGTCGGTTCCGGGCAGATCACGCACAATCTGCGCATGGCCGATTTCGCCGCGCGTCCGCACGATGCCGATCCGCGCGTGGCCGAATTCACCGACTGGTTCGAAGCGCGGCTGGCGGCGCGTGACACGGACGCGCTGCTCGACTACCGCGCCCGCGCGCCGCACGCCGCGCTGATGCATCCGACGGACGAGCATCTGCTGCCCGTGTTCGGCGCGCTCGGCGCGGCGGCGGACGATTACACGCTTCGCATCCAGTCGCTCGGCACGTTCCAGCGTGCGCTCGCGATGGCCAACTACGTGTTCGCGGACGCGTAA
- a CDS encoding UbiX family flavin prenyltransferase, with protein sequence MSAPAAAKRRLIVAITGATGAIYGVRLLQTLRRLGGVETHLLVSSAGWLNIQHELDLDKAAVNALADVVHNVRDVGASIASGSFATDGMIVAPCSMRTLASIAHGLSDNLVTRAADVVLKERRRLVLLVRETPFNLAHLRNMTAVTEMGGVIFPPLPAFYQKPASIDDMVDHTVARVIDLFGVAQPIAAAWPGMGGASD encoded by the coding sequence GTGAGTGCGCCTGCTGCTGCCAAGCGACGGCTGATCGTCGCGATCACCGGGGCAACGGGCGCCATCTACGGCGTGCGTTTGCTTCAAACGCTGCGCCGGCTGGGCGGCGTGGAGACGCATCTGCTGGTGTCGAGCGCGGGCTGGCTCAACATCCAGCACGAACTCGATCTCGACAAAGCCGCCGTCAACGCACTCGCGGACGTCGTGCATAACGTGCGCGACGTGGGCGCGAGCATCGCGTCCGGTTCCTTCGCGACGGACGGCATGATCGTCGCGCCATGTTCGATGCGCACGCTCGCGAGCATCGCGCACGGTCTCTCCGACAATCTCGTCACCCGCGCCGCCGATGTCGTGCTCAAAGAGCGCCGACGGCTCGTGCTGCTCGTGCGCGAAACGCCGTTCAATCTCGCGCATCTGCGCAATATGACGGCCGTCACCGAAATGGGCGGCGTCATTTTTCCGCCGCTGCCGGCGTTCTATCAGAAGCCGGCGTCCATCGACGACATGGTCGACCACACGGTTGCGCGCGTCATCGACCTGTTCGGCGTGGCGCAACCTATCGCGGCCGCGTGGCCGGGCATGGGCGGCGCGAGCGACTAA
- the grxD gene encoding Grx4 family monothiol glutaredoxin, producing the protein METQERIKQIVDQNPVVLFMKGTAQFPMCGFSGRAIQVLKACGVDQITTVNVLEDDAIRQGIKEFSNWPTIPQLYVNGEFIGGSDIMMEMYQSGELQQLFAAA; encoded by the coding sequence ATGGAAACGCAAGAACGCATCAAGCAGATCGTCGATCAGAACCCGGTCGTCCTTTTCATGAAAGGCACCGCGCAATTCCCGATGTGCGGCTTCTCGGGCCGCGCCATTCAGGTGCTGAAGGCGTGCGGCGTCGACCAGATCACGACGGTGAACGTCCTCGAAGACGACGCCATCCGCCAGGGCATCAAGGAATTCTCCAACTGGCCGACCATTCCGCAGCTTTACGTGAACGGCGAGTTCATCGGCGGCTCGGACATCATGATGGAGATGTATCAGTCGGGCGAATTGCAGCAGCTTTTCGCCGCCGCTTAA
- the prmC gene encoding peptide chain release factor N(5)-glutamine methyltransferase — protein MTTAADLLRASPLPALETRVLLTHVLGWRRTELITRDAETLDDAAVARFEALAARRVAGEPIAQLTGKREFFGLGFDVTPDVLIPRPETELLVETALDAISGMPNARVLDLGTGTGAIAIAIAHARPDARVFAVDRSPAALDVARRNAERLLDRARAGGALTFVESDWTASVDASLRFDAIVSNPPYIASDDPHLAQGDLRFEPRGALTDEADGLSAIRVIVETAPLLLSRAGALWIEHGYDQADAVRQLLSARGFTAVRSMRDLAGIERISGGLAAP, from the coding sequence GTGACGACAGCGGCGGATTTGCTGCGCGCCTCGCCGCTGCCCGCGCTCGAAACACGCGTGCTGCTCACGCACGTGCTCGGCTGGCGGCGCACGGAACTGATCACGCGCGACGCCGAAACGCTCGATGACGCGGCCGTCGCGCGCTTCGAGGCGCTCGCGGCGCGCCGCGTCGCGGGCGAACCGATTGCGCAACTGACCGGCAAGCGCGAATTCTTCGGCCTCGGCTTCGACGTGACGCCCGACGTGCTGATTCCGCGTCCGGAGACCGAATTGCTTGTCGAAACGGCGCTCGACGCCATCTCCGGGATGCCGAATGCCCGGGTGCTCGATCTCGGCACCGGAACGGGCGCCATCGCCATCGCGATTGCGCATGCGCGGCCCGATGCGCGCGTTTTTGCCGTGGACCGCTCTCCGGCCGCGCTCGATGTCGCCCGGCGCAACGCGGAGCGGCTGCTCGATCGGGCACGCGCGGGCGGCGCGCTCACGTTCGTCGAAAGCGACTGGACGGCGAGCGTCGATGCATCGCTGCGCTTTGACGCCATCGTCAGCAATCCGCCGTACATCGCGAGCGACGATCCGCATCTCGCGCAAGGCGACCTGCGCTTCGAGCCGCGCGGCGCGCTCACCGACGAGGCCGACGGCCTTTCGGCGATCCGCGTCATCGTCGAAACGGCGCCTTTGCTGCTCTCGCGCGCGGGCGCGCTGTGGATCGAGCACGGCTACGATCAGGCCGACGCCGTGCGCCAGTTACTGTCCGCGCGCGGCTTCACTGCCGTGCGCTCCATGCGCGATCTCGCGGGCATCGAACGGATCAGCGGCGGCCTCGCCGCGCCTTGA
- the prfA gene encoding peptide chain release factor 1 — protein sequence MKSSMQSKLDQLAKRQVDLNELLSREDVTSDMDQYRKLTREHAEISPIVEQYALWRQALTDEATAQELLADPSMRDFAEEEIGEARERMVKIESDLQTMLLPKDPNDERNIFIEIRAGTGGDESALFAGDLLRMYLRYAERNRWTAETMSESVSDLGGYKEVIVRIAGQGAYSRLKFESGGHRVQRVPATETQGRIHTSACTVAVMPEADEISEVVINPADLRIDTFRASGAGGQHINKTDSAVRVTHLPTGIVVECQDDRSQHKNKDRALKVLAARIKDKQYHEQHAKEAATRKSLIGSGDRSERIRTYNFPQGRMTDHRINLTLYKLEHIMDGDLDELIGALVSEHQAELLAALGEAE from the coding sequence ATGAAATCCAGCATGCAAAGCAAGCTCGACCAGCTTGCAAAACGGCAGGTCGATCTCAACGAACTGTTGAGCCGCGAAGACGTGACGTCCGACATGGACCAGTACCGCAAGCTCACGCGCGAACACGCGGAAATCAGCCCGATCGTCGAGCAATACGCGCTCTGGCGTCAGGCGCTGACCGACGAAGCCACCGCGCAGGAACTGCTCGCCGACCCTTCCATGCGCGATTTCGCCGAAGAAGAAATCGGCGAGGCGCGCGAGCGCATGGTCAAGATCGAAAGCGACTTGCAAACGATGCTGCTGCCGAAGGACCCGAACGACGAACGCAACATCTTCATCGAAATTCGCGCGGGCACGGGCGGCGACGAATCGGCGCTCTTCGCGGGCGACTTGCTGCGCATGTATCTGCGTTACGCGGAACGCAACCGCTGGACGGCGGAGACGATGTCCGAAAGCGTTTCGGACCTCGGCGGCTACAAGGAAGTCATCGTGCGGATCGCGGGGCAAGGCGCGTATTCGCGGCTCAAGTTCGAATCGGGCGGGCATCGCGTGCAGCGCGTCCCGGCGACGGAAACGCAGGGGCGCATTCACACGTCGGCCTGCACGGTCGCGGTCATGCCGGAAGCCGACGAAATCAGCGAAGTCGTCATCAATCCGGCCGATTTGCGTATCGACACGTTCCGCGCGTCGGGCGCGGGCGGGCAGCACATCAACAAGACGGATTCGGCGGTGCGCGTCACGCACTTGCCGACGGGCATCGTCGTCGAATGTCAGGACGACCGCTCGCAGCACAAGAACAAGGATCGCGCGCTGAAGGTGCTCGCCGCGCGCATCAAGGACAAGCAGTATCACGAGCAGCACGCGAAGGAAGCCGCGACGCGCAAGAGCCTGATCGGTTCCGGCGACCGCTCGGAACGCATTCGGACGTACAACTTCCCGCAAGGGCGCATGACGGATCACCGCATCAACCTGACGCTCTACAAGCTCGAACACATCATGGACGGCGATCTCGACGAACTGATCGGCGCGCTCGTGTCCGAGCATCAGGCGGAACTGCTCGCGGCGCTCGGGGAAGCGGAGTGA